A DNA window from Chitinibacter fontanus contains the following coding sequences:
- a CDS encoding carbohydrate kinase family protein, which yields MTSHQPASFPSFVAAGEALTDMIRLQGDQWVSKVGGSTWNVARVMAKLGQSSAFAGAISQDCFGHDLYAASEAAGLDLRFLQQLNFAPLLAMVHSTNPPRYFFVGENAADLHFAAAKLPEGWKNAVQWVHFGGISLAREPLAANLLTLARELKSLGVKISYDPNFRILMTEQYDAMLLEMTKLADVIKVSDEDLVGLFRHDDLERSISTLRNWNPAAMILYTRGAQGASLYRNQELVSEPALRINVADTVGAGDASMGGLIFSLLNHPERTSQQHLHFAIASGAAACLHAGATPPTLHAVNTLYAR from the coding sequence ATGACATCCCATCAGCCAGCCTCATTCCCAAGTTTTGTCGCCGCCGGTGAAGCGCTCACCGATATGATTCGCCTCCAAGGAGATCAATGGGTTAGCAAAGTTGGGGGGTCAACTTGGAATGTGGCACGAGTGATGGCCAAGCTGGGGCAATCAAGCGCCTTTGCTGGCGCAATTAGTCAAGATTGTTTCGGCCACGATTTGTATGCCGCCAGTGAAGCGGCCGGCTTGGATTTACGTTTTTTGCAGCAACTCAATTTCGCGCCCTTGCTTGCTATGGTGCACTCGACCAACCCACCCCGGTATTTCTTTGTCGGCGAAAATGCGGCCGACCTCCATTTCGCAGCCGCGAAGCTACCAGAGGGCTGGAAGAATGCCGTACAGTGGGTACATTTTGGCGGCATTAGCCTCGCCAGAGAGCCCTTGGCGGCAAATCTGTTGACACTAGCGCGTGAATTAAAATCGTTGGGCGTAAAAATCAGCTACGACCCGAATTTCCGAATTTTAATGACAGAGCAATATGATGCAATGTTGCTCGAAATGACAAAGCTAGCCGACGTGATCAAAGTATCGGATGAAGATTTAGTGGGCTTATTCCGCCATGATGATCTAGAGCGATCAATCAGCACACTGCGTAATTGGAACCCAGCGGCGATGATTTTATACACCCGTGGTGCGCAGGGTGCCAGCTTATACCGCAATCAAGAACTAGTCAGCGAGCCAGCACTACGCATTAACGTAGCTGATACGGTAGGTGCCGGTGACGCCTCTATGGGCGGATTGATTTTCAGCCTGCTAAATCACCCTGAGCGCACCAGTCAGCAGCATCTGCATTTTGCGATTGCCAGTGGCGCTGC
- a CDS encoding ROK family protein: MTPPKQSSLQPSQLSTDQEAELLRTRDISWANKVGTPSWKLARGMAKLGRLSLNPSDSHAIGIEIGRHSMLVLLIDFTGFICGRWHYTYEFAQPHIVLEHIATTLKLIATHLPEKHSNGLQGIGIAMPLNMDGWQQLLGRHNSDAHQYWVDINLADEIQQQTGLPVQVIKDTSAACIAELVLGHGQEHGDFFYLFFDTFIGGGLVINQHLHLGLHGNAGAFGSFPVKMSNAEKPIQLLDIASLHQLEQRYIDAQLDPQAAHDQRSMQMPFLSHTQAWINEAAPAIAQALLHATWLLDLGIGIIDGCCARTLQGAVIDVINQHLQQSNWEGIMPPRLMLGSIGEDACALGSALLPLYANYAPERDLFLKSVI, translated from the coding sequence ATGACACCACCTAAGCAGTCATCCCTTCAACCTAGCCAGCTCAGCACTGATCAAGAAGCCGAGCTTCTCCGAACCCGTGATATATCTTGGGCCAATAAAGTCGGAACACCAAGCTGGAAACTGGCTCGTGGCATGGCAAAACTAGGTCGACTGAGTTTGAATCCATCTGACTCGCATGCAATTGGCATCGAAATTGGGCGGCACAGCATGCTGGTGCTACTGATCGATTTCACTGGCTTCATTTGTGGTCGCTGGCACTATACTTATGAGTTTGCCCAACCTCATATTGTGCTTGAGCACATTGCAACGACGCTCAAACTTATAGCCACGCATTTACCTGAAAAACACTCGAATGGACTGCAAGGAATAGGCATCGCCATGCCACTCAATATGGATGGCTGGCAACAGTTATTGGGGCGCCACAACAGCGATGCACATCAATACTGGGTTGATATTAATTTAGCCGATGAAATTCAACAGCAAACCGGCTTGCCGGTACAGGTAATCAAAGATACCTCAGCCGCATGTATTGCTGAGCTCGTTCTTGGACATGGACAAGAGCACGGCGACTTCTTTTACCTTTTTTTTGACACATTTATCGGTGGCGGACTGGTAATCAACCAGCACTTACATTTGGGCTTGCACGGAAATGCCGGTGCGTTTGGCTCGTTTCCCGTCAAAATGAGTAATGCAGAAAAGCCCATACAATTATTGGATATTGCGTCACTCCACCAACTAGAACAACGCTATATCGATGCACAGCTAGATCCACAAGCCGCACATGATCAACGCAGCATGCAAATGCCCTTTTTATCGCACACTCAAGCATGGATTAACGAGGCCGCACCTGCCATTGCGCAAGCATTACTTCACGCAACTTGGCTACTTGATTTAGGCATTGGAATTATTGATGGCTGTTGTGCGCGTACTCTGCAAGGCGCGGTAATCGACGTAATTAATCAACATTTACAGCAATCAAACTGGGAAGGCATCATGCCACCGCGTCTAATGCTTGGCTCTATCGGAGAAGACGCCTGCGCACTGGGTAGTGCTCTGTTGCCCTTGTACGCCAACTACGCCCCTGAGCGTGATTTATTTTTAAAATCTGTAATTTAA